A single window of Pogoniulus pusillus isolate bPogPus1 chromosome 11, bPogPus1.pri, whole genome shotgun sequence DNA harbors:
- the EGR4 gene encoding early growth response protein 4 — translation MLNVMDFSCTDPLYSKYDENCEMKPGHLQGLGQPVEQLLTEADFLAGELLDTPMSTGAVDYPLPSSQPSPSLSYTGSFFIKAVPEHPQDQESLINLMSGILGISPFASSESHQRHLDSLYPCPEVAQSQMDLYATCQPEMSGSTQTPFPDQGYGSFPSTEGAEPLQAQPTLGDTSQCFFQPKLLDSKQDIKLPSDSPPLDKFKVSCTQWEPVTQHQAYLPTGYHSPEAFPTAESSQGLFHLLGSKMEGVLSVSCQSELGSLAEDTACFGTQLGFSCEPENFSAHRDFTDTKIHNLPPPLMPEFDTSLAQPEVLPGLISSTDLLHPHPSPSVPPTDFLGHSTSSSIPSLLPTSPPALAEPKKKTRRTKCSSKCFCPKPHEKAFACPVENCIRSFARSDELNRHLRIHTGHKPFQCRICLRNFSRSDHLTTHIRTHTGEKPFSCDTCGRRFARSDEKKRHSKVHLKQKARTEEKLKGLGFFSVGLSFGTL, via the exons ATGCTGAACGTTATGGATTTCTCTTGCACGGATCCGCTTTACTCCAAGTACGACGAGAACTGCGAGATGAAGCCAGGGCACCTGCAGGGCTTGGGGCAGCCTGTGGAGCAACTTCTGACAGAGGCTGATTTCCTGGCGG GTGAGCTGCTGGACACCCCGATGAGCACTGGGGCTGTGGATTACCCCCTGCCGAGCAGCCAGCCCTCCCCTTCACTCAGCTACACCGGCAGCTTCTTCATCAAGGCGGTTCCAGAGCATCCCCAGGACCAGGAATCCCTCATCAATCTGATGTCCGGCATCCTGGGCATCTCTCCCTTCGCCTCCTCCGAGAGCCACCAAAGACACCTGGACTCTCTTTACCCCTGTCCTGAAGTGGCTCAGAGCCAGATGGACCTTTATGCCACCTGCCAGCCCGAAATGAGCGGATCCACCCAAACGCCCTTCCCGGACCAGGGCTATGGCAGCTTTCCCTCGACGGAAGGTgctgaacccctccaggcacaACCCACCTTAGGAGACACCTCACAGTGCTTCTTCCAGCCCAAGCTCCTGGACAGCAAGCAGGACATCAAGCTACCCTCTGATTCTCCACCCTTGGACAAGTTTAAAGTCTCTTGCACCCAGTGGGAGCCTGTCACCCAGCATCAGGCCTACTTGCCCACTGGCTACCACTCTCCAGAAGCCTTCcccactgcagagagcagccagggtcTGTTCCACCTGCTGGGCTCCAAGATGGAGGGCGTCTTGTCCGTCAGCTGCCAGTCAGAGCTtggcagcctggcagaagacactgcCTGCTTCGGCACCCAGCTGGGCTTCAGCTGCGAGCCAGAAAACTTCTCAGCCCACAGGGACTTCACTGACACCaagatccacaaccttcctCCTCCATTAATGCCAGAGTTCGACACCTCTTTGGCCCAGCCTGAAGTCCTGCCAGGTCTGATCAGCTCCACTGATCTGCTCCATCCTCACCCCTCACCCTCTGTTCCCCCCACAGACTTTCTGGGCCACTCCACCTCTTCCTccatcccatccctgctgcccactagtcctcctgccctggctgagCCCAAGAAGAAGACTCGTCGGACCAAGTGCTCTTCCAAATGCTTCTGCCCGAAGCCCCACGAGAAGGCTTTTGCCTGCCCAGTGGAGAACTGCATCCGGAGCTTCGCCCGCTCGGATGAGCTCAACAGGCACCTCCGCATCCACACGGGCCACAAGCCCTTCCAGTGTCGCATCTGCCTGAGGAACTTCAGCCGCAGTGACCACCTCACCACTCACATCCGCACGCACACCGGCGAGAAGCCCTTCTCCTGCGACACCTGCGGGCGCCGCTTCGCCAGGAGCGACGAGAAGAAGAGGCACAGCAAGGTTCACCTGAAGCAGAAAGCCCGGACGGAGGAGAAGCTCAAAGGCTTGGGGTTCTTCTCGGTAGGTCTCTCCTTTGGGACACTGTGA